A window of the Erpetoichthys calabaricus chromosome 10, fErpCal1.3, whole genome shotgun sequence genome harbors these coding sequences:
- the LOC127529316 gene encoding tigger transposable element-derived protein 1-like, producing the protein MAPKKIKKAGSSAVIRQRPTIELKKEIIAKYERGMRVSDIAREYGKSKSTILTILKKKEQVKEANVLKGMTIITKQRPQIIDEVEKLLLVYINEKQLEGASISEAFISEKALQIYEDLKKKTPQTSALSDFVFKASRGWFEKFKHRTGIHSVIRHGEAASSDKAGAEKFILEIKKIIEEESYVPQQVFNADETGLFWKKMPNKTYITKEEKALPGHKPMKDRLTLLLCGNASGDFKLKPLLVYHSDNPRVFKKHNVIKQKLPVMWRSNSKAWVTRQFFVEWVTEVFAPAVKEYLENNNLPLKCLLLLDNAPAHPPNIDEYLEEEFDFIQVRYLPPNTTPLLQPMDQQVISNFKKLYTKALFRKCFDISNDTNLTLKEFWKNHFNILNCVHLIDNAWNQVTYRNMNAGWRKLWPDCVPERDFEGFEPEIVDEIVSLGQSMGLEVDNNDVEELVEEHSNELTTEELQHLQAEQEKNLAEDMSSEGEEEGKEEVPSSVIKEMCAKWGELQLFVEKSFPNSAVGSRSLNMFNDNVMSYYRKVLQKRQKQQTLDKFFSSTSK; encoded by the coding sequence ATGGctccaaagaagattaagaaagcTGGTAGCAGTGCAGTAATAAGGCAGCGGCCaacaattgaattgaaaaaagaaattattgccaAGTATGAACGAGGCATGCGTGTGTCGGATATCGCAAGAGAATACGGCAAGTCAAAGTCGACAATCTTGacgattttaaagaaaaaggagcAGGTTAAAGAAGCTAATGTGTTAAAAGGAATGACTATTATAACAAAGCAAAGGCCTCAAATAATAGACGAAGTAGAAAAGTTGTTGCttgtgtatataaatgaaaaacagttagAAGGTGCTAGCATCAGTGAGGCATTCATTAGTGAGAAGGCGCTGCAAATCTACGAAGATTTGAAGAAGAAAACCCCACAGACAAGTGCTTTgagtgattttgttttcaaagcCAGTCGaggctggtttgaaaaatttaagCACAGAACAGGCATCCACAGCGTCATAAGGCATGGGGAAGCAGCTAGTTCCGACAAAGCAGGGGCCGAGAAGTTCATCCTAGAAATCAAAAAAATCATAGAAGAAGAAAGTTACGTCCCGCAACAGGTATTTAATGCGGATGAAACAGGCCTGTTTTGGAAGAAGATGCCGAATAAAACGTACATAACGAAGGAAGAGAAAGCATTGCCAGGGCACAAGCCTATGAAAGATAGGCTAACTCTTCTATTGTGCGGTAACGCCAGTGGGGATTTTAAGCTGAAGCCGCTGTTAGTCTACCATTCGGACAATCCAAGAGTATTTAAGAAGCataatgtaataaaacagaaattgcctgttATGTGGAGGTCTAATTCTAAAGCTTGGGTGACCCGCCAATTTTTTGTCGAGTGGGTGACCGAAGTTTTTGCCCCGGCTGTGAAAGAATACCTAGAGAACAACAACCTTCCCCTCAAATGCCTTCTCCTGCTGGATAATGCTCCAGCACATCCTCCAAACATCGACGAGTACTTAGAAGAAGAGTTCGACTTTATTCAAGTTCGTTATCTGCCACCGAACACAACCCCTTTGCTGCAGCCCATGGATCAACAGGTCATTTCAAACTTCAAGAAATTGTACACGAAAGCCTTATTCAGAAAGTGCTTCGATATATCGAACGATACCAACTTAACTCTGAAGGAATTTTGGAAGAAtcatttcaacattttgaatTGTGTTCATCTTATTGATAATGCATGGAACCAAGTGACCTACCGTAATATGAATGCAGGATGGAGGAAACTCTGGCCAGACTGTGTTCCAGAGCGAGATTTTGAAGGATTCGAACCAGAAATTGTTGATGAAATTGTTTCCCTGGGCCAAAGCATGGGGTTGGAGGTGGATAATAACGATGTTGAAGAACTTGTGGAGGAGCACAGTAATGAACTCACTACTGAAGAGTTGCAGCACCTTCAGGCTGAGCAAGAAAAGAATTTGGCTGAGGATATGTCTTCGGAGGGGGAAGAGGAAGGGAAGGAGGAAGTCCCAAGTTCAGtgattaaagaaatgtgtgctaAGTGGGGGGAATTGCAATTGTTTGTAGAAAAATCTTTCCCAAACAGTGCGGTAGGCAGTAGGAGCCTGAACATGTTCAATGATAATGTGATGTCGTATTATCGAAAAGTGCTACAAAAAAGGCAGAAGCAACAGACACTGGATAAGTTTTTTTCTTCAACCTCAAAGTGA